One segment of Xanthomonas oryzae pv. oryzae DNA contains the following:
- a CDS encoding helix-turn-helix domain-containing protein: protein MSKLYERVREARSLTKLTQEALAGELGVTRSAVAQWEMAEGTAPSVENLIGLAKRSGMAFEYLATGRGDRVFGPPVSAIAEEPAQYRRLDDQQRVLLTRFDTLAPRQRSGLLDLLLAEGKTRRRR from the coding sequence GTGAGCAAGCTGTACGAACGGGTACGCGAGGCCCGCAGCCTCACCAAGCTGACCCAGGAAGCCCTGGCCGGCGAACTGGGCGTCACCCGCAGCGCCGTGGCGCAGTGGGAGATGGCCGAAGGCACCGCGCCATCGGTGGAGAACCTGATCGGCCTGGCCAAGCGCAGCGGCATGGCGTTCGAATATCTGGCCACCGGCCGCGGCGACCGCGTGTTCGGCCCGCCGGTCTCGGCCATTGCCGAAGAACCAGCGCAATACCGCCGCCTGGATGACCAGCAACGGGTGCTGCTGACACGCTTCGACACCCTGGCGCCGCGCCAGCGCAGCGGCCTGCTGGATCTGTTGCTGGCCGAGGGCAAGACACGGCGCCGGCGGTGA